GTGCATCGCGGCGCTCTGGGTGGCTGTGTTCCTGAGCAAGAGGGGCTCGCTCGCCAGCGAGCTCGCTCAGGTCGGCACTGGCGAGGAACGGCTCGCTCTGAAAGCCTAGCGACGTTGGCCGGAGCCGCCTAGCGGCGGCTCCGGCCCCTTACTCACTCCCGGGGGCCATATGTCTATCCTAGTCAACTCGGACACCAAAGTTCTCGTTCAGGGCATCACAGGGCGTGAAGGCGAGTTCCACACTCGCCAGATGCTCGCCTATGGAACCAAGGTGGTCGGGGGAGTGACGCCTGGAAAGGGTGGGCAGACGTTCCTGGACGTACCGGTGTTCGACAGCGTGGCAGAGGGGATACGCGAGACCGGAGCGAACGCCACTGCCATCTTCGTGCCTGCACCTTTTGCCCCGGATGCAATCCTCGAAGCCGAGGACGCAGGTGTCGCGGTCATCGTGTGCATCACCGAGGGCATCCCCACCCACGACATGGTCCGCGTGTGTGGCAAGCTGCGGGAGCGGGGCCGAGCCCGGCTCATTGGGCCGAACTGCCCAGGTATCATCACTCCTGGCCAGTGCAAGATCGGAATCATGCCGGGCCACATATTCGCGTCCGGGCCGGTCGGGTTGGTCTCCCGAAGCGGGACCCTGACCTACGAGATAGTGTGGGAACTGACGCGAGCCGGGTTCGGTCAGACCACCGCGATCGGCGTTGGCGGCGATCCCGTGCTGGGCACACGCTTCGTGGACGTGTTGCCCCTCTTCGAGCAGGACCCAGAGACCCGGATCGTCGTTCTCGTAGGCGAGATCGGCGGCACGGACGAAGAGGTAGCGGCGGATACCATCAGGACGATGTCCAAGCCTGTCGTGGGGTTCGTGTCGGGTCGCACGGCACCGCCCGGCAAGCGCATGGGACACGCGGGGGCCATCATCAGCGGCGGGCTGGGTGGAGCCGATTCCAAGCTCGCCGCGCTGAGCGCAGCGGGCGTCAAGATCGCCGACACGACCACAGAAATCGCGAATCTTGTGAAAACCCTCGCAAGGTAACGGATTGCTAGGAATGGATAGCTTGACGAAATTCTGGTAGAATAGAGGCACCACCGGCGAACTGAGGTCGCAATGGGAATCTCCGATGACACCGTAGTTCTCGCGGAACGCCTCTCGGACCAGTTCGCTCGCATTATGTTCCGCTGCATGAGTGAGCGGCTGGTAGAGGAGTTGACGGCCGCTGAGGTAACCTATCCACAGCTGCAAGTGCTTCACTATGTCTCGCGCCACTCTCACGTGAGCGTCGGAGACGTGGCGGCTGGGCTGGATATTAGTTATCCTAGCGCCACGAACATGATTCAGCGACTGGGCAAAAAGGGGCTGATTTGCAAGACAGAGGACCCTCGCGACCG
The genomic region above belongs to Fimbriimonadia bacterium and contains:
- the sucD gene encoding succinate--CoA ligase subunit alpha — its product is MSILVNSDTKVLVQGITGREGEFHTRQMLAYGTKVVGGVTPGKGGQTFLDVPVFDSVAEGIRETGANATAIFVPAPFAPDAILEAEDAGVAVIVCITEGIPTHDMVRVCGKLRERGRARLIGPNCPGIITPGQCKIGIMPGHIFASGPVGLVSRSGTLTYEIVWELTRAGFGQTTAIGVGGDPVLGTRFVDVLPLFEQDPETRIVVLVGEIGGTDEEVAADTIRTMSKPVVGFVSGRTAPPGKRMGHAGAIISGGLGGADSKLAALSAAGVKIADTTTEIANLVKTLAR
- a CDS encoding winged helix-turn-helix transcriptional regulator, which encodes MGISDDTVVLAERLSDQFARIMFRCMSERLVEELTAAEVTYPQLQVLHYVSRHSHVSVGDVAAGLDISYPSATNMIQRLGKKGLICKTEDPRDRRAVNITLSEKGARVVNWLDRERSTRFALILDKMEPAERQAFYCALGRFVCSAIDADIASPDELCLRCGQDRVDGCVVREREGNDFCK